The segment ttataaaaaagagtaataacatctatgacataaaatgtgtattatatgaaaatatattctatgatgaatttaatgatactaatttgatactataaatcttagtattctTTTTAGaaatttggtcgaaatttaaaaAGCTTAACTTCAagaacaactctagaaattgattgtGACGGAGGGAGTAAATATATTAGCAGCAGTGCTGCAATGAGGGCGAAACAATCACCAGTTACAGAGTTCAGCGCTGTCAAGGAGGGCCTCTGGATTGGTGCAGGAAGACTGCAAAGTAAAAGAAGTTCATATTCGAAGGATTGAAGGCCTGAGAAGCGTATGTGCTGTGGTGTTTAGCTAGAAGATTCTTGCATTGTTGCTTGACGTATGGTTGATGAAGAAGCGCTGTGTGAGGATTGGCGTGGTGGTTCCCATTGAAGAAATTGACAAGCAGTTGACTGAAAATTGTTCCTTTTAAATTATTTTGAACTACTACAAACTGCAAAGCATATTattttgtactccctccatcccaaattataaggtatttcaagaattttagagagtcaaaacatcttaagtttgattaaaatcacagaaaaaattataaagatttgtgacatcaaatagacacattatgaaaatataattaataacgaacttaataatacttagttatgcagcatatattatttatactccatcccaaattataagacatttcaagaattttggagagtcaaagtatctttaagtttgactaaaattacAGAATAAACTATAAAGATTCGTGACATCAAATAgacatattatgaaaatataattaataaaaaacttaataatacttagttaatattataaatattattattttatcatataaatttagtcaaacttaaaatgctTTGGCTTTTCAAAATTCTTAAAATGCCTTATAAttcggtatggagggagtaactgCAGTCAGGTTTTGCTTCAGTTTTGTTGTTCAGAAAACAAGACCGCCTTGCGCGTTTTCACCCTTTTGCAGTCTGCCTTTGTGGCAACGTATATTTTCCCATGATTGCTATGAAAAATATGAATACTATTGCAATGCTTCCACTGTTCTTCAATCTTAGATTGTGCATACTGTTGGCAGCTCAACTTTCTGCATTGTTCAGAGGCCTCCAGAGAGACAGGCCTGAAACATTCTACAACTGCTGGCTTGCTAGATACTAGATTATTACGAACTTTTGAAGATCCACAACTAAATTAGTTTTTTGTTATTCCGTAATTCTGCTTTTCTACTCCTGGTAATCAGTACTGTGATGCATCATGACCCTGCTGTGATTCCTTCGTGAACTGCACACTAACAAGTAACAACCAACCAGTCACTGCCGAGAAGCAGCCTCCGCTTGAGCCGCCTGCTGCAAGTACAGCTCGACGACCTTCTCCTGCGACAAGTCGGTGAAGTACCCCTCGCCGACGCCGATTCCCATCGCGGCGGCGAGCCGGCGCACCCTCTCCTGCACCTGGTCCGCGCCCACCGCGGCCGGGTCGAGCAGGTTGCATGCGACCTCGGCGGCGCCGTCGCCGTGCGCGAGCCCCATGGCCTGCACGGACGCGAGCCCGCCGCCGCGCTCGCTGACGGCGCGCGCGATGCGCCTCGCCGCGCCGACGTCGGCCGTGCGCACGGGCACGTTGTAGTTGTCCACCCACGCCGTCgcgcccaccaccaccacgcccTTGGACCTGGACGGCGTCACCGGCCCGGCGTCGGGGGCCACCGGCAGCGGCGCGTCCGGCGCGCCGCACCATTGGTCGCCGCCGGGGGAGGTCGGCGTGAAGTAGCCCAGCTGCCTCCTGATGGACGCCAGCGTCCTGCCGTCTTTGTGAGCTGCGCCGTAGAGATACGTAGACACTGCTACAGAGAAAATGCACGACGTTTAAGCACATGTTTCAGTGAAAAATGCAGATTTTGGCTGTAATTAAAAGGTGGTTTAGCTGCAAGGCTTATGGAATTATATATCGCAAAGATGATGTTTTTTTTTGGGCTCAGTTGATTGATTCTTAGAAATACTCGTCTATCGATCAATTGCAGCAAAATCGCATTTTGGGGTGAGGACCTTGAAGATTTTCTCCGATGTCCGCCGCGACGGCCCTGGTGAGCGCGGCGACGTCCTCGAGGCGAGCGCCGGCGAGAGGGTGGAAGGCAACGTGGTCGACGACACCGAGGCGCGGGTGCGCGCCGGCGTGCGCGCCCAAGTCGACGGCCTCGAGCGCGGCCGCGACCACGCGGAACGCCGCGCGGTGCAGCGGCGGTGCCTCGCCGGTGCCGTCGCCCGCGAGTGGGGACACGAGCGTGTACCCGACCCGGTTGTAGGCGTCGTCGGCGAAGGCGTTGACGAGGGCGGCCGCCGggcggagcgccgccgccgcgtgttcGATGGCGCGCAGCGCCCCCGCGTTGCGGGCCTCGGAGATGTAGAGCTTGCAGCACGCCAGCGCGGGCCTCACCATCCTCGTCGCGCCGTCGTCCCTCTTCGCCTGCGTCGTCGTCGTGACGGCAGCAGCATTTCTCTGGGCTGGGGGAATTGGAGACGATGGCAACATTTTGTTTGGTGATGAGATGATGGCTGCATTTGTTGGTGGCCGCAGATTTGCATCAAAAAGCAACCTTTTTTTTAATCTCAGTTTTTGGAGGAATGATTGGATTTACAGAGAATGGTACgaaatatatttattataaaaatatagcaCTATTGATCTCATAATATTTATTGAGCATAATAAAATGTTATCATGTTTTGTGTATATTTGATAGGACGGAGAGAAGGGGGAATGAGCGTCTATGATGTTAACCCCTGAATACAACATTCTTCACCGAAAAATGCAAAACATGCGTGCCAGGCCTCAGAGGCAAAAGTAACAATTGTTCAGCTCGCCATCTTCAGAGCTCAGCACAAATTCATGCCAACCCACAAACTATAGTATATATTCTTTCTTGGAAACAGTCAACACGGAATTGGAATTACATCTTTCGTCGAGAACAGACAGAAACCAGGAACTACAGTAGTCCATCTTCTCTTAATAAAAGCCAAAACCTCGACAGAAAACATGAATTGGCATTGGTACCGTGTGTTTTTACATCTGGTCACCCTGATCAACAAAATTGTACAAGAGTCCTTGCACGCCCTGCTAGCATTAGGCTTAGGATTGAACATATCAGGCACGGGCGATCTAGTATTATTCCAGCTACAAAATCCCAAACAAAGATCTATATGTTGCGGTGGAAATTCCAGTATTCCATGCAACCAGCTATATGTTGCCTGCGAATTTCAGGCAGCAGCCTATTCTACCTCACGGTATAAAGATCAGCTAAGGCACTATTGGAATGTGGATTGGCTCCTAAAATAGGCTATCCTGATGCCCCGGCTGCCTTCGCGTCCTTCTCATCTTCGCCTTGCTCTTCCTTCGCGAATTCCTCAATCAGCACCCGCTGTCTTGGTGTCAAATTCCTGCACGATATTATATATGTGTCTCACCTCAAGCAGCTCGGTGCACAATAGTATAGACTACTCCATTTTGAGAGGCAACTTACATAGGGATGGTGACATTGAAATGGACATATTGATCTCCATAGTATGGTGAGTTTCTTGCCTTGATCCCTGCAGGATCACATGCAAGTATTTAGGCTTTGGTTTATATGCACATGCAAGTTCCCACAACTTCTTAAATTCAAACTGGCAGTTCACCTAGATGCCAGTTAAATTTTCCATTCTTAACACATAAGCAGGAAAATTTGATTGGTTGATTGATTTATTCATATTTTGTTACTTCCACACAAGAACATAATCTCTGACATCACTATGTTCCAGAAAACTTTTGGATATTCATCAACCTAATTGTTTCATCTTGTGCACATTCTGTTTCTTTATCTCTCTGTGTGGtactaaatattaatatttttcctGTTTCACTTAACCTAACCGCTTCATTTTGTGCAGTTAACTAAACGACAATAATTTTAGGAACACCAGGCATGTCAGTCAAAAGATTACAAGTACGCATCATAGGTGTGTTACAAGCTGTAATTAAAGAGATAATGCActcacaaaacaaaacaaaaatgtgCAGAGTAAATTACCTTTTCCTCTCAGAACTACCTTCTGACCAGGTTGAGTACCAGGTTTGACCTGTGAGAAGATAGCAAGGTCAATGAAAATTATCAAAGATATAAAGGGAATGTACAATGAAAGTCAGCTATCTGACATACCTTTAGAACAACGTCTCCACTAAGAGTTGGGACTTGAACTGTCCCTCCCAAAATTGCCTACAAAGTATATGAGCAATCAGAATATGCATGCTACTAAAACGTGCTAAGCAAACGGCCTAATCAACAACTTTCAGGGGACTAGGGGAGTAGAAATGCAGGCACAGAGATATAGCCTAGCCTATACCTGACTGTCTGAGTTACTAGTAGATGGATATTTCATTTGAAAGACCCACATAAGGTTCTAAGGGCATCTCCAGTGTATCGCAGAATCGAACCGAGGGAGAAGCAAATCGAACCGAGAACACTAGACGGTTCGGCTGCTCGTTGTCAGAACTAAAAGCGAACCAAACTCAAGCACCGAACCGTGCCGTGACTGTTTCAATAAAAAAATCTTTATACAGGACAAGCCATTGATAATGTTGTGTGTGAAACCTCCTAGGCAGGGTCACTTCCGATTTGTTTAATTTTTCTTTGGAGCAAACACCGACGCCACACTGCAGCTCTCTCAAACCGAACTGCACTCAACCGAACCTTGTCAGTTTTGTTCGATTTAGcactggagatgctctaagtccCTTGCTGGTAACAGATAACATCAAGACTTCAAGAGCCAGTGTGATTAAAGTAAGAATATTGCTAGCTGTCTGAAAgatcaaagattttttttttctctttctttgccTCTTTGGTAAGTCGATGTACCAGAATGAAGTTCATATCTTAGCACCGTGGAAAGGTGGTTAGCACCATATGGACACTTCATTTAACTATAATCATAGGGTGCAAAATGAACAGATTGTTGGAAAATGCACCAAATTACCTGAGTCACATTCAGAACAGCATCAACATGAATATCACCTTTTTCTCTACGGAATACAGGATCCTCACGAACCTGGAGAAAAAATAGCCCTTTGAAGGTTAACTATACTCCTTCATTCATCAACTGTGCAACTGAACTGTAAGGGCTGAAGAGGACTGACCTTGAGGGTCACATAAAGATCACCTGGACGGCCGTCTGGGTCTTCTCCACCTGATCTAACAACCTTTATAGTATCCTCATTATCCGAACCTGCAACAAAAGGATAATGTTCAATTATATCTTGCCACACATAACAAGAGAATCCTAACAGCACTGTAAGATTCCAATGAACCATGACAACTTGAAACCCACCAGCCAGTATGTCAAGGTGGACTGATTTCGTTCCAGGCACAACTTTGTTTCCTCTGCATGTCTTGCAGAATTCCTAAAAGAATAACACAGAAACATAACCACAGTGTTGTTGTAATTAATCATAACTCGTAAGCTGTTCTATATAGGAAGTCCACAGAGCACAGGGTAACTCAATTACCTATCCTCTTTTAAGTAGTTAACATGATAGAGCTGGCTTTATGTGCAGTTAGGAAATAAATCATTCATGAACCATGACAAGTAGGAATCATTCATGAACCATGACAAGTAGGATAAAATATGGTGAGGTTCAAAGTAATTCAGGCTTCAGGATCATCAACCTCAGTGAAATATCTGTGCTGAAGGTGTACTATGATGATTCATAGTATAGGAGGCCTGATACCACAACTGTGCTACATACACTATTTTCTTTTTGTTGCAGCTGATATCCGTCATTAAAACAGGAAATCATACCTTCACAGTCTTCCCAGAACCACCACATTTTGTGCATGTTGATTGCATCCTGAAGGGCCCGGTTTGCATGAACATCTGTCAACAATAATTAAAAACCAacataaataaaaatgctaGTTAAACTGGATAGACAAAAGCAATGTGATGGAGGAAGAACTAACAAATCCTGAACCCCTGCAAGATGGACATGTTTCAGGTTTGGTTCCAGGAGGCACACCAGCTCCACCTGAAAAAGAAGTCATCAGCagagaaaaaaaatcagaagGCCTAATTACCTAAAAAATGTTGTGATGAGATAAAAACTGCAACAACATACCGCAGGTTTCACATTTTACAGACGTTTGGTAGTTTATCGTTTTGCTGCACCCTTGAACTGCTTCCATAAATGATAGTTCAAGTGCAACCTGCAAAATGGGATCAATGGAACTGCAATGCACAGGGTACAACTTAATGTGCAATGAAAATGAGTGCAGAAATTACCTTAACATCTCGTCCTCCAAAGTCCCTATCCCTGAAAATGTTCCTAAAGAACTTCATAACGAACAAATacaaaaaaactaaaattaGTTGTAGCCGATTTAAAAGAGAACTAAAGTACACTCATCAACTAAAAACATCAGTTCTGAAGTTATGAAACAAAGTAATGGAGACAGGAAATAGAAATATAATACCCAAGTAACTGACACAGAATTAAGTGACAAATAACGAAATGAAAGAAAATATACAAAATAAGAGtcgtaaataaaataaaatcatcCAGTCATTGTTTTTGAGGCGTCGCCTAGGCGACGAGGCGTGCTACGGGTGCTGGGCATCGGGGTCACCACGACCTCCGACAGTATGGCGTCCGCCTCACTCGATTAGGCATTGAGTAGGCGAGGAATGGCGTCCGCCGGACGCCTAGAGCCTTGCCGCAGACGCCAGATGCGAACTCGTGGGGGGAAAGCGCCAAAATCACCAGCCCTGAGGGAATCGACCGCGCGTCCGCAGCAAAAGCAAAAGGGCAGGAATTGACCCGGCATGTACTGCTCTTCTCACGCGAAATCTCCCGCTCGAGGCTTTTACTGCGAGTGCCGGTGAGGCAGAGGAAGAGAGAAGGGGATGGGcaaggggagagagagagagagaagggggcGGGCAGACATCGAGCTCCACTTGGCTGCTCCTCTGCTCGAGTCCACCGGCCGGTCGCCCCTGCCGTAGAGCCGCCCCTGCATCTCCGCATCTTGGCAGTGACGGTGGCTCTGCATCTCCGCGCACCTCTGGGATGAAAGTCCGCCTGCTCGAATCCTTGTTACCGCTGGGCCGGCTGTCCGCACGTGATGTAGTCACCCATCCACACCTGCCTGCCTGCCCACTTCGAGTCTCCGCCGTCGCCCGTCCGCACCTGCCCGTCTGCCTAGTAGTAAGTGTGTTTCCTGCCTCTGTTTTGGTTCCCTAAAT is part of the Sorghum bicolor cultivar BTx623 chromosome 10, Sorghum_bicolor_NCBIv3, whole genome shotgun sequence genome and harbors:
- the LOC8069027 gene encoding formimidoyltransferase-cyclodeaminase, translating into MLPSSPIPPAQRNAAAVTTTTQAKRDDGATRMVRPALACCKLYISEARNAGALRAIEHAAAALRPAAALVNAFADDAYNRVGYTLVSPLAGDGTGEAPPLHRAAFRVVAAALEAVDLGAHAGAHPRLGVVDHVAFHPLAGARLEDVAALTRAVAADIGENLQVSTYLYGAAHKDGRTLASIRRQLGYFTPTSPGGDQWCGAPDAPLPVAPDAGPVTPSRSKGVVVVGATAWVDNYNVPVRTADVGAARRIARAVSERGGGLASVQAMGLAHGDGAAEVACNLLDPAAVGADQVQERVRRLAAAMGIGVGEGYFTDLSQEKVVELYLQQAAQAEAASRQ
- the LOC8066921 gene encoding chaperone protein dnaJ GFA2, mitochondrial, which codes for MRLPAGARLALLLARRSLSSSASSSSRLPRAHRGIWSDAARVVPSRSSPFSSPSSAHRFFHGTRPVAARDYYDVLGVSKNASQSDIKKAYYGLAKKLHPDTNKGDADAERKFQEVQRAYETLKDEQKRSLYDQVGPDQYEKAASGGGGTGFEGGFGNPFEDIFSGGGGSGGMNDFFRNIFRDRDFGGRDVKVALELSFMEAVQGCSKTINYQTSVKCETCGGAGVPPGTKPETCPSCRGSGFMFMQTGPFRMQSTCTKCGGSGKTVKEFCKTCRGNKVVPGTKSVHLDILAGSDNEDTIKVVRSGGEDPDGRPGDLYVTLKVREDPVFRREKGDIHVDAVLNVTQAILGGTVQVPTLSGDVVLKVKPGTQPGQKVVLRGKGIKARNSPYYGDQYVHFNVTIPMNLTPRQRVLIEEFAKEEQGEDEKDAKAAGASG